The following proteins are co-located in the Solanum pennellii chromosome 1, SPENNV200 genome:
- the LOC114075114 gene encoding loricrin-like → MSVAEYEGKFHALARHASMILPTEAERVAASGVPFQKVVDAAKELEMIRREGFEQREGKRTRYSGDYGGAPPRSRGYLGRGYHPQSSRPIHAAIPASEAGYAGHNSSSSVHTSQGSPSRPVVRGGHSGHSGSSYQPASRRGCLECGDMGHFVRDCPRTRRGGLHQGSQASTSRAAQPPARGGAQNGRGGSHSGSGGSPSGRGGGRGGSQSDGGRSHCYAFPGRPEAEASDAVITDSIPSRSTSRGAI, encoded by the exons ATGTCAGTTGCAGAGTATGAGGGTAAATTTCATGCCTTGGCTAGGCATGCTTCGATGATACTTCCCACAGAGGCTGAGAGA GTTGCTGCTTCTGGTGTTCCATTCCAAAAAGTGGTAGATGCTGCTAAGGAGTTGGAGATGATTCGGCGTGAGGGATTTGAGCAGCGAGAGGGCAAGAGGACTCGTTATTCAGGTGATTATGGTGGTGCTCCGCCTAGGAGTCGGGGTTACTTAGGCAGAGGTTATCACCCTCAGTCCAGCAGACCCATTCATGCTGCTATACCAGCGTCTGAGGCTGGTTACGCTGGGCATAACTCTTCGAGCTCGGTACATACTTCGCAAGGCTCACCTTCTAGACCTGTAGTTCGTGGAGGGCATTCTGGTCATTCAGGTTCCTCTTATCAGCCTGCGTCTCGTAGGGGTTGCTTGGAGTGTGGTGATATGGGACACTTTGTGAGAGACTGCCCTAGAACCAGACGTGGTGGCTTACATCAGGGTTCTCAGGCTTCGACTTCAAGGGCTGCACAACCTCCAGCTAGGGGTGGTGCACAGAATGGTAGAGGTGGTTCTCATTCAGGTAGTGGTGGTTCTCCTTCTGGTCGAGGTGGTGGTCGTGGAGGTTCACAATCTGATGGAGGTCGTTCTCACTGTTATGCTTTTCCAGGTAGGCCAGAGGCTGAAGcctcagatgctgttatcacag attcgattccgagtagAAGCACATCTCGTGGAGCAATTTGA